tcgtttacgtgtcgtgttaacaGATCGTataagaaattgccaggtctagtcCCCGTGGTAATAGGTTAATCGAAAAATAGCCTCGGTGgtgaaaaaaacttgaatttaaaCTCTTGTGATGAAATCTATTAGAATTTAAGTCTAAAATTAACATTTCCATCAACTCACTGTTAACATCCCACCCGGTCTCTTTTCCAAATAACCCAAGTAGTCCATAAGCATCAAAACCCCCATCAAATTGTTGTTGAACGCTGACAGGCTGACAGCCACATCGGCTCCGACGACTAGCAGGTGAAGCAACTGAACATTAAAGTTGAatactttcaattttttgaattttttgaacaAGAGATCGTTTAATGGATGAGAGAACTTCTTCTCTCTCCGATTTTTCCACTCGGGCGTGTGAAATCAGCTTCTGGTCCAATCAGATTCGGTTGCTGAAGCAGAAATGCTTCAGCTCCCGCAGATAACAGAGCTCTTTGACTCGATTCTTCAGATTCAGCtctctgttttaatttgtagaAAAAATGGATGTTTGAAAACTGGTTTTGATTTCGAATCACTCCTCACCAACATTCAAACCAATCTCACTACAACCCAACTTCTGTCGATCCTCCCGATTCTCCGTTTTCATTCAGATTgcaaaattgtttaaaaaaaatcagatatGATCTTGAGTTTTGACATCTCTTCAATAAACTCCAGGTGTTGGGTTTAGCGTTTAAATCAAAATTCCTACAGAATTAACAAACCAACAATTCAATTAGAGTTCTCACATAAGAAACTTTAAATGTTACTTCAATTGTCTAGTGCTGCAATAAAAGAATCTAGTCGTTCAAATGGACAAAAGAGCTTTGAATAGAATCGATGGAGCAAAGAATTCATAGCTTTGGATGCATGATAttttttttgcccttttgcTTATGAAGGCTGAACGGGTTAATGGGGTTTACAGAAATGTTAATTGTGGGCTTGAATCCTGACGGATTTCACCACAAGGGTTTAAATCCGAATTTTTTCATCACGAGAACTATCTTCCGATTATCCTATTACCACAGGGACCACTAATCCAATTTAGCCTTCAATGAAAGGTATATGATATTTCAATGCACGCGTTAAATggtattggaaaaaaaaaaaaaaaacttcagttTGTGAATTTAACCTAATAGGCCGAGGAAATGGCGGTCTTTAAAAAGTAAGAACAACCAAAATGGTCTTTGTTTTACTATTTTAGAGAAGATTACGTAGCCAAAACTTGAGGGACATCACTAAACATATCGATCACACATTTCTGGATAGTTTTCCGGTTGGTGCTTCTAAAAATGGATGGGCAGGGACTATTTTTAGATAGAGAGAAGCAAGATAAACAAACATGGCAATGGTTTTATAGAGGCATACATTTCCATAGTTGAAAAGGATTTTAGAAATAAAATCCCTACATAGAAGGACTTGGGAGTTCTTCCTTGAGGTCCTTCTATGCGACTCTGAGAGAGGTTTTCCCATAATATGACCATTGCCGGAACCAGTTCATTTGATACAATGGGCCTTAAGGGTGGTGTTATTCTTCTCGGCTTTGTCGCCTTTGCTTTGTTTTCTTGCGTCGATGGTTTATCCGGCGGCGAACATCTTTTGGGGGAGGTTGTCCGTCGTAGCATGGCTGAGAACGACACCGCCTGGGTGAGCAGTAATGTCTTTACGTTTCAagacaaatatttaaatattggaTTTCAATTAAAGTGATGATGTTTCATTTATTCGTGTCTGTCTCTAACAACTATAGAACTATATTGTCATCTACCGTATCACTTGATGACTAAatgctttttataaaagcataatattaggaagattaaattttttaaatcaaatgatgtgattgttgatgattgaattattacttaagcgttgattacGTACTTAtcttctattggtgacacatcacttggtttgcaaatttagtttaaaattttgatctctctaacattaccctttaAAAATATTAGGGTGAAAAGTGTCATAAGTTGCATTAATATTGCACAGTTAAAGAGTGTAGACATTGCATATTGTTCCACAATCTCCTAACtgataaaatgaaagaaaatttagGTTAGAACTGTAATAAACCATAAAATATATACTTCATATTCCATGGTTCCctaaattttgtatttattgtaAGCGGTGGATTGTTCGGGTAATTAAGATATTGTTATTCAACTCACTGCATTTCTGAATTTAAACCCACCCCTGGATCGACCTACCGTGGTCTGGGCAAATCACTTTTGCATCCTACTATCCAAGTTACAACATGCAAAATTAGAAGTTGTAGACATGTGAATGGAGTatgaagaagaacaaggaaaATGGGAAGAGAATCTACAACTTGGCTTAAAGTGGAGGTTTGCAGCAAATAGTAAGTAGAGAAGCAAGTTGTAACTTGGCAACAAGGAattatccaaaaacaaaactagtCAACTAGGAAAGTTTTGTGTCCTTccctttttttacttttgacaGAGTGTTTCAagaaaggatttggatcctctcctaagcagAGGGTTCGaatcctgttttttttttttgttttttttctttttttcagtgAAACGATAACGTTAGtaaattaaatgttagattagccaccgacAAGGTTCGAACCCACGTCGTCATACAAGGGCACAACACCTtttcaccactgtggtaaagggccaaatttattaaaaaaaaagagaattgtaGCCAAATTTATTAAACTCAAAAAAGTAGCTTTCAGTTTcaatttaattctattttttaaattttaaaacaaaaactaaaaattaaaaagaatgattTTCAAACGACCATTAAGAGAATCACATTTTTATTAGGAGAAAAATGATTCACATTTTAAACTACCTATGTCAATCACATTAGAAGGTTAATTGTATATAAAATATTCTTGTCACATGACAATGTTAAAACAATCAAGTTATGAAATGCCATGCATGTGTCTTGCATAATCAAATATGACAGTTTGATGAAAGTTTTTCTCTGCATTATTTTTTACAGCAAATGTGTTAGTTACTACATAATCTAGCTAATATAGTTAAAAGGAGATTAAAATGTGTGTATAATTTGGTGAGAGGTGTGAACAACACTCCAAAAACATATCACGAGTCATTACAAGACAAGGCCAACCAGCCCCTTTCTTCCCGTGCAGACAACAGCCTAGCTTCTGCCTTCTGCCTTCTGCCTTCTGCCTTCTGCTAATTATGTCCACATTTCTCTCACTTTGTCTGCCACttattctattaaaaaaaaaaaaaaatcacagttTTTAGCAAAACCAAGCCCTCAAATTTCAGTGCTTTCCTTGCTGAAGTGCTTTATCCAACCATGGTTTTTAATCAGTCGCTGAAGTTTGTTCTTGCCCTCTCTTTTCTTGTCCTTTATTTTAACTCCATTAATTTGCATGCCCTTAACATTGGTGTCCAAGCCACAGATGCCTCCATTGTTCTGGTTTGCTCCTTAATTACCATGTTCTTCTTAATCATCTATttacttttaatattttttgggttCCCATTTGCTTTCAAAGCATAACTTGTTCTCCCTACCCATAAATTCTAAATATTTGCAGAGTAAAGATTGCAGTAGACAATGTGAGTCAGAGTTCTGTACAGGTactgcattttatttaattaaaatttagatTTAGTTAATGAACTGATCAAATTATGTTTATACCATTTTTCTTTGCCCAATTATAAGGAAATTAATTACATTTTTCTtgagtttaattttgtttttgtaatgaCAGTGCCTCCATTTTTGAGATATGGGAAGTATTGTGGGCTTTTATACAGTGGATGCCCAGGGGAGCAGCCCTGCGATGGCCTAGATGCATGCTG
This Pyrus communis chromosome 6, drPyrComm1.1, whole genome shotgun sequence DNA region includes the following protein-coding sequences:
- the LOC137737243 gene encoding phospholipase A2-alpha-like isoform X1, producing MTIAGTSSFDTMGLKGGVILLGFVAFALFSCVDGLSGGEHLLGEVVRRSMAENDTAWSKDCSRQCESEFCTVPPFLRYGKYCGLLYSGCPGEQPCDGLDACCMKHDNCVQSKNNDYLSSECSQTFLNCMAEFKNKRGKTFKGNKCHVEDVVEVITLVMEAALVAGRYLHKP
- the LOC137737243 gene encoding phospholipase A2-alpha-like isoform X2, with amino-acid sequence MVFNQSLKFVLALSFLVLYFNSINLHALNIGVQATDASIVLSKDCSRQCESEFCTVPPFLRYGKYCGLLYSGCPGEQPCDGLDACCMKHDNCVQSKNNDYLSSECSQTFLNCMAEFKNKRGKTFKGNKCHVEDVVEVITLVMEAALVAGRYLHKP